The region CAGCACGATCGGCCGCGCCTGCCCGGTCAGCAGCGCGGCCGACGCGGGGTCCACCTCGACCACGGTCCGTGCGGCGGTCAGGTCGGGCACCATGACCGCGAACGGCTTGTCGCCGCGGCGTTTCCGGGCTCGCAGCGCAGCGACTGCGTCCGCGTCGCCCGCATCGCAGGCGAGGTGGTAGCCACCGATGCCCTTGACCGCGAGTATCTTGCCGTCGCGCAGCAGTCGCCTCGCCGCGGCCAGGCCGGCCTCGCCGTCGGCCTGGGCTCCGTTCGAGCTCCGGTAGTGCAGGCGCGGTCCGCAGACGGGGCAGCAGATCGGCTGGGCGTGGAACCGGCGGTCGGCGGGATCGGCGTACTCGCGAGCGCAGTCGGCGCACATCGCGAAGCGCGCCATCGTGGTGGAGGCGCGGTCGTAGGGCAGCGCGCCGATGATCGTGAACCGCGGCCCGCAGTTGGTGCAGTTGATGAACGCGTGCCGGTGGCGCCGGTCGCCGGGGTCGCGCAGTTCGGCGGCGCAGTCGGCGCACATCGCGACGTCGGGCGAGGCCAGTGTGCGGCCGCCGTCGGTGCGGGTGGTGTCGCCGATGGTGAAGCCGGTGCCGCCGGCGAGAGGGACATCTGACGTCTCGACGGCTTCGACGACTGCCAGTGGCGGAGGGTGGTCGCGCAGCCGGCTCAGGAAGTCGTCGATGTCGGCGGCGGCGCCCTCGACCTCCACGACGGCACCCGTGCTGTCGTTGCGCACCGAGCCCGACAACCCGAGCAGCGTCGCCTGGCTGTAGACGAAGGGCCGGAATCCGACACCCTGCACCACGCCGCGCACGCAGACGCGAATCCGCCGACGCCCGGTCATCCCGACTCCTCGGCGACCTGACCTCTGCCCAGCAGCTCGAGCCCGGCCAGTGCCGCGTCCGCGCCTGCCCTGTCCGTCTTCTCGACCACGAAGCCCATGTGGATGATCACCCAGTCCCCGGCGGCGAACGTCTCCTCGGGCAGCATCCCGACGTTCACCCTGCGCTGGTCTCCAGCGACATCGACGAGGGCGAGTTGGCCGCCGTAGCCGGCCACCATGCCGATGACCTGACCCGGAATCCCCAGACACATGATTCAGTCCCTTCCGGCCGCAGCATGGGCCAGGAGGTCGGCGACGACGCCCTCGAGGGCCCGCACCGCGACCGGGACGGCCGCGGCGACGCGTTCCGACAGGCCCAGTGTCTCTTCGACCGTGTCGACCTCGCACCCGACGACCACGGTGCGCGGCGGCGTCCCGCCCAGTGCGGTCAGGCTCGCGAACACCGCCGCCGGATCCATCGCGTGCGCGTCGAGACCGGCCTTCGCCGAGAGGTTTTCGTGGTCGGCCTCGAACACGTGCACCGAGCCGGGCGCGCCGCGGTCGGGCAGCGCGTCGACGAGAACGAGGGTGGCGCACTCCTCGAGCAGGTCGTAGGCCAGGTGCATGCCGCCGATGCCGTAATCGGCCACCGCGACGCCGGGTCCGAGGTTGCGGGAGACACGACGGATCACCTCGGGTCCGAAGCCGTCATCTCCGAGGAAGATGTTGCCGATTCCGGCGACCAGGATTCGTGACGTGATGGGCACCTGTCCTCAGGTCACATCCGGCGCATCTTCAGATAGCGCTGGACATCCGGGATCGACCGCACCCCGATGACCGCGCCCGCGAGAATCGCTGCGGCCACCACGACCACGGCGATCCAACCGACTACTTCCATTTCGCGCTCCTTTCCTCGAGCGGTTCCACTTCGTCGGGTGCGAAGTACAGATAGCGGCCGTACCAGTCGTGCATGTCGGCGGCCGGGTCGTCCTCGAGGATCACTGCGATGTGCTGAGCCCCGTCGACGTCTTCATGGACCGAGGCCACCTGCGCGATTCGGTCGGCGTAGAACAGATCCTGCGCGTCGGCGCGCCGGCAGGGATGCAACCGGACGCGGCTGCCGCGGGCGACTCGAGTCCCGTTCACCAGCACCGCGTCGACGTCCGGGCGGACCGCGGTGTCGGCCTGCGGATCCCACCAGTCGACGTCGTCGGGAATCTCGGGAATGAGCTGCGATCCGGGTGCTGCATGCGGATTCCGCAACACGCCGTGGAGATCCAGCATGGCCTCGGGCGACATCGAGTCGCACCGGTCGATGATCCGGGCGGCGAGCGGGTCGGTGGCGCGGGCCTGCGCCTTCTCCTCGTCGGTCATTGTCATCACCCGAAGCGTCAGGATCTCGTCGATCTCGCAGGCGTCGTAGAGGTCGCCCTGGCTCTGTTCGGCGATCTCAGGGTGGTCGTAGAGGATGATCGGGGAGACCAGCACCAGCCTGCGGTCGCCGGGTGGGCCCGCGAGCACGGGGAAGCAGCGGTGCTGCCGGCATCGCTGCGCGGCGGCTGCCGCGGGAGAAGGCGGCTCCAGCAGCGAGACGAACTCTCCGCCGCCGATCTCCAGCAGCAGATGGGTACCGATCAGGGAGACCGCGATCGCCTCGTCCCTGTCGGACGCCGGTGGGGCCGCGTTGCGCACCTCCACGGCGAGCCGCAGCAGTCCGTCGTCCGGTTCGGCGGAGATCGCGAGCGTCCCGTACACCCCGCGGCGCCGGCGCACCAGCCTGCCGCCCTCGACGCCTTCCACGTCGATCCCGCCGGGCACCGAGATGTCCAGCGCACGCGGCAGTGACGCGACGTCGAGGGGCCCGATCGCGATCTCCCGCTCGACCGCCTCGTCCCAGCTGACCCACCCATGCTGACCGCTCCGAAGTTCGTCGACGGGTTCGTATCCGCCGCGGCCGTCCTCGCGTTCGACCCCGCGGTGCTGCAGCTGCAGGAACCGCACGACGCCGGACAGCGTGGGTGCGCCGTGCGGGTCGACGAGCAGCTGCGCGCACATCGCCGCGTTCTCCCCGAGGCCCGAGACCTCGGCGCCCGAGGGGCCCAGCACCCCGAACTGCCAGCGCGACTGGTTCTTCGACGAGGTCGCGCGGTACGGGTAGAGCAGGTAACCCTCGTAGAGCACGGCGTCGGCGACGGCGCGGGCCCGGTCCCATGCGGTGCTCCTCGCGTCCGGGGTGGTCATCGCAGCTCCTTCGCCGCGGCCAGCAGCTCACTGATGGCGTCGTCGAAGCCGAGAAGTCCGCGGGCCGAGCGGTAGGCGGCGAGTGCGTCGACGCACTCGCGGCTCAGCCGCAGCCACGCGGTGCCGGGGTAGTGCGCTGCGATGAGATCGCGCCAGACCGACACCGGCATGTCGTGGCGCTCCTCGCGGTCCCACGGCACCTGCTCGACACCGAAGCCGTGGGTGCCGCGGACGAAAACCGTTCCGCTGAACAGGAACTGCAGCGGCACCGCGCCGTCCCGCAGCGCCAGGAGGTATTTCGCCGCCTTCACCTCGAAGTCGTAGGTGCACTCCAGCGGCAGCGCGACCTCGGCGGCCCCGGAGAAGCCGGGCACCATGGCCGTCGTGTGCTGCCACAGGAAGGTGTTCTGGGTGGCCGACCACCGTTCGCGCGGCCCGAACAGGTCGAGCAGTCCGGCCGCCTCGTCGTCGGAGTAGTTGCGCCGCAACGGTTCGATGCGCACCTGGCACCGTAGTGCGATCGCGTGGATCGGCTCGTCGCCGAGCGCGGCGATGCCGACGCGGGCAGTCAGGACCGGGGTGACCGCGTAGGGCTCGGGTGCCACGTCGAGGACGGCGAAGGTCAGATCGGTCATGCCCGCCCCACCGCCCGGGCGCGCGCGTCGAGCAGCCCGAAGAACTCCTCGAGGTAGTCGCGCACCTCCTGGCCGCCGTCGAATCCGCGCCACAGCATGCGCAACCGGCCGACGAACTCGTAGCAGGCGTCGATGGGCAGGAGGTAGGCCTGGGGCGCGCCATCGCGATCCTCGGGCACCCGCACCAGTAGCGCCTCGGTGTCGGCGGCCGGGCTGTCCACCCGCGGATCGACCGTGCGAACCTCGTCCCACGCCCGCAGATCCAGTTCCGACTCGGTGGCGCCTGCCGGGCCCGGATAGAACGCGACGGTGCGTCCCAGCGACGAGTTCGAGAAGAAGAACGCCAGGCCGACCGGGATCTGCAGCGCCTCCCACTGGCGGCGGTCCATCGCGAAGTCGGGGAACGCGAGGTAGCGATCGGGCACCGCCCGGTAGCGCAGTTCCGCGGCGGTGTCGGTGAACAGCAGATAGCAGCCGCGACAGACACACATCAGTTGCCGGTCTTCGACATTGACCACATGCTGGTGCTCGTCGGCGATCGGCTCGGCGCACATCTCGCACAGTTCTCCCTGGGCTCGCGGCGTTCCGCGCCCGGCCCGGATGCGGGCCAGCACGTCGAACGCCCCGTCCATCAGGCCACCTCCACGGCAGGCGTGACCGCCATCGACAGCACGCCGTCGCGCTCGAGCAGCGGGATCGGCTCCAGGTGTCCGTCGGCGACGCCGGCGTCGACACCGGCGCCGGCGAGGACCACGTCGTACCCGGCGGCGCAGTGCGGGCACCGCAGCACCGCACCGCTGAGCCGAGCGCCGGCCAGCGAACCCGAGCAGCCCGGGCACCGGTCGTGGTAGGCGAACACCTCCGCACCGACGCGGCACGCCAGCACCGTCATGCCGGCCACCCGGAAGCCGCCGACCTCGGCGTCGCTCAGGCCGGCCAGTTCGGGTACGCCGCACCAGGTCGTCGTGTGCGCGTGCACCCGGCTCAGCAGTGCGTCGGCCGGGATGACCGCTGCTGGGGAATCCGTCTCGGCGGCAAGCACTTCGATGTCGGAAACCTCCGGCGCGGCCGCGCGGATCGCGTCCTGCACCGCGAGTTCCAGAGTCACCGCCGAGGACGGGCAGCTGCGGCAGCTGCCCTGGAAACGCAGACTCACCACGCCGTCGGCGACCCCCAGCAGCGACACGTCACCACCGTGCGAGCCGAGATACGGCCGCACGCCGTCCAGCGCCGCCGACACCCGCTGCTCGACGGTATGTGGGTGCAGGCCGTGCACCAGCAGCAGGCTGGCCACCAGCCCGTCGGCCGCGAAGTCCTCGGCCAGTTCCGGGTTCGCGGTCACCGCCGCCCCGAGCATCCGTTCCAGCGCTGCTCCGTAGAGGTCGGTGATCTCGCGCACCAGCTGCTCGGCGCGTTCCCGCGCGACTGTGCCGCCGGCCGCGGACGCGTCCAGCAGGGTCTGGATCCGGTCGCCTGCCGTGCGCCACCTCTCGTCGTCTCGGGCTGCGGTCGGCGCCATCCCCTAGTCCCCGGTGACCGACTGGGTGGGGGAGTGCAGCAGTTTGAGCTCCTTGCCGCCACCGAGATACATGTGCACACCGCAGGGCAGACACGGGTCGAAGCTGCGTACCGTGCGCATGACATCGATGCCCTTGAAGTGCTCCCGGTCGTTCTCCTCGAAGATCGGTTGGCCCTGCACCGCATCCTCGTACGGCCCGGGTGTGCCGTAGCTGTCCCGGGGGTTGGCGTTCCACGGGGTCGGCGGATAGGGATGGTAGTTCGCGATCTTGCCGTCGCGGATCACCATGTGGTGCGACAGCACCCCGCGCACCGCCTCGGTGAAACCGCAACCGATTCCCTCGTCGGGCACCTCGAAGGTCTCCCACGTCTTGGTGCGTCCGGCGCGGATCTCGCCCAGCGCCTTCTCGGCGAAATGCAGGGCGCACGCCGCGGCGTAGGCCTGGAAGTAGGTGCGCGCCCGGTTGCGTTCGAGGGTGTTGCTGCCGTGTTGCGGCACCTTCCACTCGAACTCGACAGGACCCTTGAGCGCCGTCTTCGGCAGGTTGATCTGCACGCTGGTGCCGGTCGCTTTGACGTAGCCGATGTCGACGAGGCCGGCGAGCGCCGTCGACCACAGCCGGGCCAGCGGGCCGCCGCCGGTGTCGAGCGCCAGGTGGTCCTTGCCGTCGAACCAGCGCGGCGACATCACCCAGCTGTAGTTGCCGTCGAAGTCGCGCTTCTGCGGTTTGGGGTTGGTGTGCTGGTTCCACGGGTGACGCCGATCGATCGGGTTGCCGAGCGGATCGGTCTTGACGAACATCTCCTGGTCGGACCAGTCGTCATAGTAGGAGTGGCCCAACAGAATTCGGATGCCGAGGTTGATGTCGACCAGCGAATGCGTGTGCAGCTTGCCGTCGACGACCACGCCGGGCGTGACGAACATCGCGTCCCCCCAGCGCTCCATGTCCTTGTAGGCGAAGTTGCACACCTCGGGATCCTGGAAGGAGCCCCAGCAGCCGAGCAGGGTCCGGCGCAGGCCCACCTTCTCGTACCCCGGCAGCGCGTCGTAGAAGAAGTCGAACAGGTCGTCGTGCATCGGGACGACCTTCTTCATGAACTCGACGTAGCGCATGAGCCGGGTCATGTAGTCGGTCATCAGCTGAACCGTGGCGGTGGTGCCGATACCGCCCGGGTACAGGGTGGACGGGTGGACGTGCCGTCCCTCCATGAGGCAGAACATCTCTCGGGTCCACCGACTGACCTGCAGCGCCTCGCGGTAGAACTCGCCGGTGAACGGGTTGAGCGCGCGCATGATGTCGGCGATCGTGCGGTGACCGTGCATGTCGGCGTGCGGCGCCTCGGTGTTCTCCGCCGTGCGCAGGACACTCGGGTTGGTCTCGGAGACCATCTTCTCGCAGTAGTCCACGCCGACCAGGTTCTCCTGGAAGATGTTGTGGTCGAACATGTATTCCGCGGCCTCGCCGAGATTGATCAGCCACTCGCCCAGGTGCGGGGGTTTGACGCCGTAGGCCATGTTCTGGCAGTAACACGAACAGGTGGCGTGGTTGTCGCCGCAGATTCCGCAGATGCGGCTGGTGATGAAATGCGCGTCGCGGGGGTCCTTGCCTTTCATGAAGATCGAGTAGCCGCGGAAGATCGACGACGTGCTGTGGCACTCGACGACCTCCCGGTTCTCGAAGTCGATCTTGGTGTAGATGCCGAGGCTGCCGACGATGCGGGTGATCGGGTCCCAGGCCATCTCCACCAGTTGGCCGGGCTCACGCTTGACTTGGGACGGCTCGGGGATGATCGTTGTCATCGGAAAATCTCTTCTCTGTGTGACGTCGTGCAGCGCAGGGCATTTCGGCCGCTGAGGCCGCGGTACGAGGACGGGGGAGGGCGCCGCACCTACCAGGTGCGGGTCGCCCCCGTCTCGAGCCGTGTGCCCGGATGCCGCCATCGG is a window of Mycolicibacterium chubuense NBB4 DNA encoding:
- a CDS encoding DUF6084 family protein — protein: MTDLTFAVLDVAPEPYAVTPVLTARVGIAALGDEPIHAIALRCQVRIEPLRRNYSDDEAAGLLDLFGPRERWSATQNTFLWQHTTAMVPGFSGAAEVALPLECTYDFEVKAAKYLLALRDGAVPLQFLFSGTVFVRGTHGFGVEQVPWDREERHDMPVSVWRDLIAAHYPGTAWLRLSRECVDALAAYRSARGLLGFDDAISELLAAAKELR
- a CDS encoding hydrogenase maturation protease, coding for MPITSRILVAGIGNIFLGDDGFGPEVIRRVSRNLGPGVAVADYGIGGMHLAYDLLEECATLVLVDALPDRGAPGSVHVFEADHENLSAKAGLDAHAMDPAAVFASLTALGGTPPRTVVVGCEVDTVEETLGLSERVAAAVPVAVRALEGVVADLLAHAAAGRD
- a CDS encoding DUF6893 family small protein, whose translation is MEVVGWIAVVVVAAAILAGAVIGVRSIPDVQRYLKMRRM
- a CDS encoding HypC/HybG/HupF family hydrogenase formation chaperone, whose product is MCLGIPGQVIGMVAGYGGQLALVDVAGDQRRVNVGMLPEETFAAGDWVIIHMGFVVEKTDRAGADAALAGLELLGRGQVAEESG
- a CDS encoding NifU family protein — translated: MAPTAARDDERWRTAGDRIQTLLDASAAGGTVARERAEQLVREITDLYGAALERMLGAAVTANPELAEDFAADGLVASLLLVHGLHPHTVEQRVSAALDGVRPYLGSHGGDVSLLGVADGVVSLRFQGSCRSCPSSAVTLELAVQDAIRAAAPEVSDIEVLAAETDSPAAVIPADALLSRVHAHTTTWCGVPELAGLSDAEVGGFRVAGMTVLACRVGAEVFAYHDRCPGCSGSLAGARLSGAVLRCPHCAAGYDVVLAGAGVDAGVADGHLEPIPLLERDGVLSMAVTPAVEVA
- a CDS encoding DUF5947 family protein, whose product is MDGAFDVLARIRAGRGTPRAQGELCEMCAEPIADEHQHVVNVEDRQLMCVCRGCYLLFTDTAAELRYRAVPDRYLAFPDFAMDRRQWEALQIPVGLAFFFSNSSLGRTVAFYPGPAGATESELDLRAWDEVRTVDPRVDSPAADTEALLVRVPEDRDGAPQAYLLPIDACYEFVGRLRMLWRGFDGGQEVRDYLEEFFGLLDARARAVGRA
- a CDS encoding nickel-dependent hydrogenase large subunit, coding for MTTIIPEPSQVKREPGQLVEMAWDPITRIVGSLGIYTKIDFENREVVECHSTSSIFRGYSIFMKGKDPRDAHFITSRICGICGDNHATCSCYCQNMAYGVKPPHLGEWLINLGEAAEYMFDHNIFQENLVGVDYCEKMVSETNPSVLRTAENTEAPHADMHGHRTIADIMRALNPFTGEFYREALQVSRWTREMFCLMEGRHVHPSTLYPGGIGTTATVQLMTDYMTRLMRYVEFMKKVVPMHDDLFDFFYDALPGYEKVGLRRTLLGCWGSFQDPEVCNFAYKDMERWGDAMFVTPGVVVDGKLHTHSLVDINLGIRILLGHSYYDDWSDQEMFVKTDPLGNPIDRRHPWNQHTNPKPQKRDFDGNYSWVMSPRWFDGKDHLALDTGGGPLARLWSTALAGLVDIGYVKATGTSVQINLPKTALKGPVEFEWKVPQHGSNTLERNRARTYFQAYAAACALHFAEKALGEIRAGRTKTWETFEVPDEGIGCGFTEAVRGVLSHHMVIRDGKIANYHPYPPTPWNANPRDSYGTPGPYEDAVQGQPIFEENDREHFKGIDVMRTVRSFDPCLPCGVHMYLGGGKELKLLHSPTQSVTGD